The DNA region TTATCGTTACATATTAACACGCCGGAAGCGGCCGCAGAGAAAAAACACAACGCTCAGCCCTAGTCTCCCGCCAGAGGAAGGTGTCGTTGTAATTCGGCTACGCCCCGTTCTCGCATTTACGCTAATTAACACAGCTCAAAGTTAACAAGTGATTCCAAAGACGGTTATAGAATTCTCCTGGCTCCTACTTTAGTATCTTTAGAAATCACGTGGTCTGTACCAGTGTCCCCCAAGTGACCTCGCACTTGACCGTACAAAGACCAACGGGCCTTTAACAAATCTTTACAATTACGCTACCTTTCTCGAGCAAAATAGCTGTCCTTCCCTTTCTTCTCTCGCCAACTAACAGAAACGAGAATCCTTTAATCCGTAATtccttgtttgtttgtttttttcgcGCGAGTACAACGCATCGAATAGATCCTTCTGtgcagaaaagaaaagagactaGTCAACCGCCTTACGCTTTGTCATGTTTTAGTTTGCTTTAATTTCGACTTTAAGTTTCTTCCACCGTTACGGACTCTATATTCAAAAAACTGGCAATGATCtgtttttaactatttttaaCAGTGTTTAATATACATTCCTCGTTATAAACATATGAAGATTAATGCTAAATATCCTTTATAGTACAGCGTGGTACTGTTGCAGTGCATCCAACTTATCAAACAGAAATTGACCAATGCTCGACGCCGCTTTTGGCCGCAACAAAACTTCCATCCGTTACCTTACCGCACGTCTCTCGGGGAATTCGTACGTTGGCAACGTAACGATTGCTCGTCGCGCAGTTCGGTGCTCGTGCGCGACGACTATTTGATAAATTAATACAGCAGGTATTAATTCATAAACATCCGATATAATTAATAGTACGAATCAATAAGATCACGGATGTTTGGTGGTTCGATGACCGATGTTAATGTACAAAGATCATGCAGGATTAATACATTGCCAAGAAACATGAGTGTATCGTAATTCCCGTACACCTCTACAGTCGCGCGTCCTTGAAAGCTACCGATCTCGCGGATCTTGCGTTGCGATTGCAGCCCCCGAGcgaaattatagagaaaagtCTTCCCGAGTACATTTAGCAACTCAATCGATTGCACCTCGTTATTCGTCCTCCATGTCGCAGTCGCTGCTGTAGTCTTGCAGAACAGCTGGTCTCAGGAAAGGGGCATTGTTGGTTTGGCTGTAACGTTGGTAATTATCATTGAATCGGAGCGGCTTGGGAAGGCGTCGAGGATTTCGGAACAATGCTGTGTGTTACTCACGCGAGCCTTCGATAATGATTCAGCCACTCTTCCAGCATCTGCGCTACGAGCAACGGTCTCTTGTGAAGCTTCTGCTGAGCCACCAAGATCCCACCTTCGGTTCTACACACGTCGAGCCACTCTTTCAAAATAGACTCTTCCCTGCCCACCTCTTCCGGGCTCAGGAAATGTATCGGCAAGAGCTTGTGCTCCCGGTCCATCAGCGGCATGAACGTGGTTTGCATCTGTATTTGCAACTGTTGGAGCGGGCAATTACCACCGCCCAAGCCCACGCCGCCGTGAGACGAAAGGGGTGGTATCCTGGAGGACGCGTACGGTTCGATGGGTACTAAAGCTGTGAAATGGCCGCGGGTGTAACCCAAAGCAATAGGCGAGCGAATACAAAACGAAGGTTCCCATAAAAGCGGAAGGTAAACACCCTCAAATCTTGCGTAACCTGCAGCAAAGTATCGTTCGTTTagtcaattaacaattttacgTAACGAATTATCTTCCCGGCAAAGTATAACCTACCTATATCCTCGCCCCGGAAACTTTTAACGTATTTAACCCCGTAAACAATAATAGGTCGCCGCAGAATATGCGCAAGAGCAAACACGTGCAATTGTTCTAAAGCGCTTCCCGGTTGAGCAGCCGTTGCTAATAAACTTTCCCAATCTTCTTGCCACTGAGTCTCTTTTAGCGTAAAATCCAACATCCTGGATGCCTGCGACGCTTCGTACTCTCTCCATCGAGGATAGAAACTGAAACGATGGAAGACACGGGTTAGTAGTTTGTTTTGGTTGATTTGCGAAGAATTATTAATCGCAGAGCTTGCTCACAATTGGCCGGCTTGTTGTAAAGACTCGGATAGAGCCCTTCTTAGAGCGTTGTCTCGATCAAAGACGCCCCAAGTAGCTTGCATTGCAGAATCTAATAGACAATTTCCAGCAGATCTATTCCATAGTGCGTGTAAACGACTTCCTAAACGTTCAGTAATTTCTAAGGACCAATTTAGTGCCGGAGGTTCTCCGCCTCCTCCTTCTAGCTGCTGTTGCGCTTCCTTGTCTAATAACTCTTCCAACATTTGCTCCTGCACGATACTCGGCAAATCTTCCACCTAATAATCAATTCCGTGTTCCGTATAATATACATAATTTGAAACTCGTCGATGAAAGAGTTGTGCCGTAATAATCACCTCAGCAGGCAACGCGAATGTAGCTATGTCGGTGACAAAATAACACGGTAAAGAATCCTTGCGTAATCGGATACTATTGGTAACGTGTCTGCGTATC from Andrena cerasifolii isolate SP2316 chromosome 13, iyAndCera1_principal, whole genome shotgun sequence includes:
- the Trbd gene encoding ubiquitin thioesterase trabid, with translation MSSRLEEQESKWTCEYCTFENWPSSLKCTMCRSAKPLLGEDIYRLRDPSPQRSGSNVASGPVTHLSPTDSYNLSPQNYSQNVPSGGKWSCTMCTYINYQYTTRCVQCGNRKPMGLNQSIHSIASNLHEYLAPLRLGDPPPNSGCNPPPINLHPERYYNLQANLHPEKWSCLVCTYENWPKATKCVMCGNPKDKDRRDKSTNNVAVILPSPERDHSQRNLPSPPHTPYIHQTQRDENLAIGRRSSHRYPDSRNDGLSTPQSPNNCDYERRKQLKRHTDWCWLNACLGIVEGDNAPVETYLASGGDPARQLTHSEVLLLNRSSAFDVGYTLVHLAIRFQREDILATLLSQIEGSGSGIKRVPSYVAPDLAAQIRRHVTNSIRLRKDSLPCYFVTDIATFALPAEVEDLPSIVQEQMLEELLDKEAQQQLEGGGGEPPALNWSLEITERLGSRLHALWNRSAGNCLLDSAMQATWGVFDRDNALRRALSESLQQAGQFFYPRWREYEASQASRMLDFTLKETQWQEDWESLLATAAQPGSALEQLHVFALAHILRRPIIVYGVKYVKSFRGEDIGYARFEGVYLPLLWEPSFCIRSPIALGYTRGHFTALVPIEPYASSRIPPLSSHGGVGLGGGNCPLQQLQIQMQTTFMPLMDREHKLLPIHFLSPEEVGREESILKEWLDVCRTEGGILVAQQKLHKRPLLVAQMLEEWLNHYRRLAQTNNAPFLRPAVLQDYSSDCDMEDE